A genomic window from Fusobacterium sp. DD2 includes:
- a CDS encoding L-serine ammonia-lyase, iron-sulfur-dependent, subunit alpha, with protein sequence MDSLKELFKIGCGPSSSHTMGPERAAKRFKAETEDAASYKVELYGSLAATGKGHLTDWIIIETLKPKKTEIVWMPEFIHEYHTNGMKFYALDENGNVMKDWLVFSVGGGTIKELTDKRSGAQGVYPLTKMDDIMAWCKENNKELWEYVEHCEGPEIWDHLRDILNTMDAAVSRGILKDGVLPGKLRFPRKAKQIYDKIDKKRNYLVITKKIFAYALAVAEENSSAGTIVTAPTCGAAGVIPGLLRALIEEYELDETTALRALAIAGLIGNLIKENATISGAEGGCQAEIGAACSMASGMAVYILGGTTEQIEYAAEMGLEHHLGMTCDPVGGYVQIPCIERNAIVAVRSLNTADYALSTDGEHTITFDQVVITMKETGCDMCSAYKETSQGGLAKYYDKFLKD encoded by the coding sequence ATGGATAGTTTGAAAGAATTATTTAAAATTGGATGCGGACCATCAAGTTCTCATACAATGGGTCCAGAGAGAGCAGCAAAGAGATTTAAAGCAGAAACAGAAGATGCGGCTTCATACAAAGTTGAGCTTTATGGAAGTTTAGCTGCAACTGGTAAGGGACACTTAACAGACTGGATAATTATTGAAACACTAAAACCTAAAAAGACTGAGATAGTATGGATGCCTGAATTTATCCATGAGTATCACACAAATGGAATGAAATTCTATGCTCTTGATGAAAATGGAAATGTAATGAAAGATTGGCTTGTATTCTCAGTTGGTGGAGGAACTATAAAAGAGCTTACAGATAAGAGAAGTGGAGCTCAAGGTGTATATCCTCTAACAAAAATGGATGACATCATGGCATGGTGTAAAGAGAACAACAAAGAGTTATGGGAATATGTAGAACACTGTGAAGGACCAGAAATTTGGGATCACTTAAGAGATATTTTAAATACTATGGATGCAGCTGTATCAAGAGGAATTTTAAAGGATGGAGTACTTCCAGGAAAATTAAGATTTCCAAGAAAAGCAAAACAGATCTATGATAAAATTGATAAAAAGAGAAATTATCTTGTAATCACTAAAAAGATATTTGCTTATGCACTTGCAGTAGCTGAAGAAAACAGTTCAGCAGGAACAATAGTTACAGCTCCTACATGTGGAGCAGCTGGGGTAATACCTGGACTTTTAAGAGCTTTAATTGAAGAGTATGAATTAGATGAAACTACTGCTTTAAGAGCTCTTGCAATAGCTGGTTTAATTGGAAACCTTATTAAAGAAAATGCAACAATTTCAGGTGCTGAAGGTGGATGTCAGGCTGAAATAGGAGCAGCTTGTTCTATGGCTTCAGGTATGGCAGTTTACATCTTAGGTGGAACTACTGAACAGATAGAATATGCAGCAGAGATGGGACTTGAGCATCACCTTGGAATGACTTGTGACCCAGTTGGTGGATATGTTCAAATACCTTGTATTGAAAGAAATGCAATAGTTGCAGTTAGATCTTTAAATACAGCTGACTATGCTCTATCAACTGATGGAGAACACACAATTACTTTTGACCAGGTTGTAATTACAATGAAAGAAACAGGTTGTGACATGTGCTCAGCTTATAAGGAAACTTCACAAGGTGGACTTGCTAAATATTACGATAAGTTTTTAAAAGACTAA
- a CDS encoding PTS sugar transporter subunit IIC, with amino-acid sequence MEVIKGIVLLLIVLGGFSLFSMKMPKGMKAMGALAGAATASFLVEAFQKYVGGDLFGIAFLGEVGNAAGSLGGTAAAILVPIALGVNPTYAVLVGVSVAGFGILPGFLAGYILSFIIPQLEKRIPQGLDLIFVICFMAPLARLIAAISNPIVNSTLLNIGRILESASHTSPIIMGIILGGVITVVATAPLSSMALTAMMGLTGVPMAIGALSVMGSSFMNGVFFHRMGFGDRKTTIAVAIEPLTQADIISANPIPVYVTNFIGGALAGVVVALFELVNNATGTATPIAGLMVMYGFNDAMTVTKVALMCAGSGIFAGFLGSLIFKNYKIKTVQDIRGN; translated from the coding sequence ATGGAGGTTATTAAAGGAATCGTTTTGTTATTAATCGTTTTAGGAGGATTTTCACTATTCAGTATGAAAATGCCTAAAGGTATGAAGGCAATGGGAGCACTTGCAGGAGCAGCAACAGCAAGTTTCCTAGTAGAAGCTTTCCAAAAATATGTTGGTGGAGATTTATTTGGTATCGCATTTTTAGGTGAAGTTGGTAATGCAGCAGGAAGTCTTGGAGGAACAGCAGCAGCTATACTTGTACCTATCGCTTTAGGTGTTAACCCTACATATGCAGTACTTGTTGGAGTATCAGTAGCAGGATTTGGAATATTACCAGGATTTTTAGCAGGATATATCTTATCATTTATTATTCCTCAATTAGAAAAAAGAATCCCTCAAGGATTAGACCTGATATTTGTAATATGTTTTATGGCACCACTTGCTAGACTTATTGCAGCAATATCAAACCCAATAGTAAATTCAACTCTTTTAAATATAGGAAGAATTCTTGAATCAGCATCTCACACAAGCCCAATAATAATGGGAATCATCTTAGGTGGAGTTATTACAGTAGTAGCAACAGCTCCATTATCATCAATGGCACTTACAGCTATGATGGGACTTACAGGTGTACCTATGGCAATTGGAGCACTATCAGTAATGGGATCATCATTTATGAATGGAGTTTTCTTCCACAGAATGGGATTTGGAGATAGAAAAACTACAATAGCTGTAGCAATAGAACCACTTACACAAGCTGACATCATCTCAGCTAACCCAATCCCAGTTTATGTAACAAACTTTATCGGTGGAGCTTTAGCAGGAGTGGTCGTAGCTCTATTTGAACTTGTAAACAATGCAACAGGAACTGCAACTCCAATAGCAGGACTTATGGTAATGTATGGCTTCAACGATGCAATGACAGTAACAAAGGTAGCACTAATGTGCGCTGGTTCTGGTATATTTGCCGGATTTTTAGGATCATTAATCTTTAAAAATTATAAGATTAAAACTGTACAGGATATAAGAGGTAACTAG
- a CDS encoding cupin domain-containing protein produces the protein MKIGEKIKAIRKGKDYTLKQLADITGLSIGFLSNIERDLNSPSISNLQQICSALGVNLMEVFDEEAGNNPITRAAEREEIFNNTQSSVKVESLLNGKASLNGIAITLDEGNNTFSDMSWGHGYDEIGIVIKGALEIELDKVVYHLNEGDSIFIREGTPHRYKNPSEGTSIVYWFSAKNR, from the coding sequence ATGAAAATAGGAGAAAAAATTAAAGCCATTAGAAAAGGTAAAGACTACACATTAAAACAGCTGGCTGATATAACTGGACTTTCAATAGGATTTTTAAGTAATATTGAAAGAGATTTAAACAGCCCTTCAATAAGTAACCTCCAGCAGATCTGCTCTGCACTGGGAGTAAACCTTATGGAAGTCTTCGATGAAGAAGCTGGAAACAATCCTATAACCAGAGCTGCTGAAAGAGAAGAGATATTTAACAATACACAATCATCAGTAAAAGTTGAAAGTCTTTTAAATGGAAAGGCAAGTCTCAATGGTATAGCTATCACTTTGGATGAAGGAAATAATACATTCAGTGATATGTCATGGGGACATGGTTATGATGAAATAGGAATAGTTATTAAAGGGGCACTAGAAATAGAGCTTGATAAGGTAGTTTATCACCTGAACGAGGGAGACTCTATATTTATAAGAGAAGGAACACCTCACAGATACAAAAATCCAAGTGAAGGAACTTCAATAGTTTACTGGTTCTCTGCTAAAAACAGATAA
- a CDS encoding MBL fold metallo-hydrolase, whose protein sequence is MKLITLIENSMGSNPDLKCEFGFSTYIEDEDISLIFDTGQTGEFVSNIEKLGLDTTEIKNIILSHNHYDHAGGVEKYIKRFGNDFTLNVNKNFFDKRFILTDKVSRILSCNRLYKILVDNHIKIKFINDHIHKISKNITLFTNFDLITQFEKTDPTYFRGEPTSLKPDTMSDEIALGLDTSKGFIILCGCSHIGIVNIIKNIEKWTGKKVNGIIGGLHLSHAPSEKVDGTIKFIKNNNISFLGISHCTGENVLEKFKNENRSIFKNNTGNIFIL, encoded by the coding sequence ATGAAACTGATAACGCTAATTGAAAACAGTATGGGTAGTAATCCTGATCTCAAATGTGAATTTGGCTTTTCTACATATATAGAAGATGAGGATATCTCTCTTATTTTTGATACTGGACAGACTGGAGAATTTGTTTCAAATATTGAAAAGTTAGGACTGGATACAACTGAAATAAAGAATATTATCCTAAGTCACAACCACTATGACCACGCTGGTGGAGTGGAAAAATACATAAAGAGATTTGGAAATGATTTTACACTTAACGTTAATAAAAACTTCTTTGACAAGAGGTTTATTTTAACAGATAAAGTCTCAAGAATTTTGAGCTGCAACAGACTCTATAAAATATTAGTTGACAACCATATAAAAATAAAATTTATTAATGACCATATACATAAGATTTCAAAAAATATAACTCTGTTTACTAATTTTGACCTTATTACACAGTTCGAAAAAACAGATCCTACATACTTCAGAGGAGAACCAACATCACTAAAACCTGATACAATGAGTGATGAGATAGCTTTGGGACTGGACACTTCAAAAGGATTTATAATTCTTTGTGGATGCTCTCATATAGGAATTGTCAACATTATAAAAAACATAGAAAAGTGGACAGGAAAAAAAGTAAATGGAATAATAGGTGGTCTACATTTGAGCCATGCTCCCAGTGAAAAGGTAGACGGGACAATAAAATTTATTAAAAATAACAATATCTCATTTCTTGGAATTTCACACTGTACAGGTGAAAATGTGCTCGAAAAATTTAAAAATGAAAATAGAAGTATTTTCAAAAATAATACTGGAAATATATTTATTCTATAA